From Actinomyces sp. oral taxon 171 str. F0337, one genomic window encodes:
- a CDS encoding response regulator transcription factor: MSSILIVEDEPRIVAFLTKGLKAAGFTTHTTAAGRQAVALAVQESFDLIILDVGLPDIDGFEVLQQLRGQGVGVPVIMLTARSSVADRVAGLEGGADDYMPKPFSFEELLARIRVRLRPDTTGPDQMRLTHRDMVLDLRTRTLTLEGRTVELSAREFALAEAFMRHPGQVLSREQLLSSVWGLDFDPGSNVVEVYVSYLRNKLGRQRVETVRGMGYRLT, from the coding sequence ATGAGCAGCATCCTCATCGTTGAGGACGAGCCCCGCATCGTCGCCTTCCTCACCAAGGGGCTCAAGGCGGCCGGCTTCACCACGCACACCACCGCCGCAGGCAGGCAGGCCGTGGCCCTCGCGGTCCAGGAGAGCTTCGACCTCATCATCCTGGATGTGGGCCTGCCCGATATCGATGGCTTCGAGGTGCTCCAGCAGCTGCGCGGCCAAGGAGTGGGAGTACCGGTCATCATGCTCACCGCGCGTTCCTCGGTGGCCGACCGCGTCGCCGGTCTGGAGGGCGGTGCCGACGACTACATGCCCAAGCCCTTCTCCTTCGAGGAGCTCCTGGCGCGTATTCGGGTACGGCTGCGCCCGGATACCACCGGCCCCGACCAGATGCGGCTGACCCACCGCGACATGGTTCTGGACCTGCGCACCCGGACCCTGACGTTGGAGGGACGAACCGTGGAGCTCTCGGCCAGGGAGTTCGCGCTGGCCGAGGCCTTCATGCGCCACCCCGGTCAGGTCCTCAGCCGCGAGCAGCTCCTGAGCTCCGTATGGGGGCTGGACTTCGACCCCGGTTCCAACGTGGTGGAGGTCTACGTCTCCTACCTGCGCAACAAGCTGGGCAGGCAGCGGGTGGAGACCGTGCGCGGCATGGGTTACCGACTCACCTGA
- a CDS encoding phosphotransferase translates to MTSSTISATTTADAVAMVLDADRLSELLELPVRADRLRVKPGVSVLVSLTERSTGLTAGWARLLWPVSHSKAVQAEGLAASLGLAQPPVTRTLDDVLLLQCGEVLTDPKLAEPLAQAMGLGVLSAWDARDVLRYNPSRRLILRDGSAVLRLRTGAGGPSDDVHRLLSGLLPVPRFLDSQAVAGCEGRVSIQQWCGDTNLADLYADNADGPATAQGPTEATSRVGALMAELHSCAGLLPPELVDRLPHQHPTARELAEVHARQLDVLAPELARRVRAAGDMLPARILGSPVLTHGDASPDQVLYEHSTGRVWLTDFDRVRLAPAATDLGSYLAVAPPSQGRALLEGYAAHRPVPGGEELGTAIALSRLARLADPLRRAHPSWRERIGAELAAIERIARSPETETTWA, encoded by the coding sequence GTGACGTCTTCGACCATCAGCGCAACGACCACGGCCGACGCCGTCGCCATGGTGCTCGACGCCGACCGGCTCAGTGAGCTCCTCGAGCTCCCGGTGCGGGCCGACAGGCTGCGCGTCAAGCCGGGGGTGTCTGTCCTGGTGTCCCTGACGGAGCGGAGCACCGGGCTCACAGCGGGCTGGGCACGTCTGCTCTGGCCGGTCTCGCACTCCAAGGCCGTTCAGGCCGAGGGCCTGGCCGCCTCGCTGGGGCTGGCGCAGCCCCCCGTCACCCGCACCCTGGATGACGTTCTGCTGCTGCAGTGCGGTGAGGTTCTCACCGACCCCAAGCTCGCCGAGCCTCTCGCCCAGGCGATGGGGCTGGGAGTGCTCAGCGCCTGGGACGCCCGGGACGTGCTGCGATACAACCCCTCACGGCGCCTGATCCTGCGAGACGGCTCAGCGGTCCTGCGGTTGCGGACCGGTGCCGGAGGGCCGTCCGACGACGTCCACCGCCTCCTGTCCGGGCTCCTCCCGGTCCCCCGGTTCCTCGACTCGCAGGCCGTGGCCGGGTGCGAGGGCCGCGTCAGCATTCAGCAGTGGTGCGGGGACACCAACCTGGCCGACCTCTACGCGGACAACGCTGATGGTCCGGCCACCGCTCAGGGCCCCACGGAGGCCACCAGTCGCGTGGGGGCCCTGATGGCCGAGCTGCACTCCTGCGCCGGGCTGCTGCCTCCGGAGCTCGTCGACCGGCTGCCGCATCAGCATCCCACTGCTCGGGAGCTGGCTGAGGTCCATGCCCGTCAGCTCGACGTCCTGGCCCCTGAGCTGGCGCGCCGGGTACGGGCGGCGGGCGACATGCTGCCCGCCCGGATCCTGGGGTCACCGGTTCTCACCCACGGCGACGCCTCCCCCGATCAGGTGCTCTACGAGCACTCGACCGGGCGGGTCTGGTTGACCGACTTCGACCGGGTGCGCCTGGCACCGGCGGCGACGGATCTGGGCTCCTACCTGGCGGTCGCGCCGCCGTCTCAGGGGCGTGCCCTGCTGGAGGGTTACGCCGCGCACCGGCCGGTGCCGGGCGGCGAGGAGCTGGGGACGGCGATCGCACTGTCGAGGCTGGCGCGACTGGCCGATCCCCTGCGCCGTGCCCACCCGTCCTGGCGTGAGCGCATCGGCGCCGAGCTGGCCGCCATCGAGCGCATCGCCCGGTCCCCTGAGACGGAGACCACCTGGGCATGA
- a CDS encoding ABC transporter ATP-binding protein, which translates to MRQTLRLVGPDAAPQWRLMAGGTVVLLAEVVFRVLEPWPLKIAIDSLVAALGRHTGSSPATVSSLVGLGVALLVIVAGRAVCNYLATVAFALVGSRTAASLRSRAFHHVQGLSQQFHARNRSADTVQRLIADVNRMQEVAVTAGLPMAANTLTLLVMVVVMVFLDPLLAMIVLLAVVAFLLASSGNSRRISAASLRSRKSEGNLANTAQEALGAIKVVQAYGLEPLLHERFTGANTVSLSEGVRSRRIAARLERSTDVIVGVATAVVMVGGGIRVLNGAMSPGDLVLFTTYLRTTMKPLRDMAKYTGRIARATASGERVADLMAVKPEIVSPNNATVLDTVHGMVHFDHVHAAYEGREVLHGVNLTVVPGEHVALVGPSGSGKSTLVSLVVRALDPTSGTVSLDGHSLDELDLRFLRSQASVLHQEAVLLTGTIRENIRLGRPDASDEEVEAAARAAHAHDFITQMPDGYDTAVGERGGTLSGGQRQRIAIARALLRDSPIIILDEATTGLDPASTSAVLEAIDELVAGRTTLTVTHDPQAAMRADRVVWIQDGRIRLEGSPEDLMESSADFRRWASSHLTDSFALAGSGS; encoded by the coding sequence ATGCGGCAGACCCTGCGGCTGGTGGGTCCTGATGCCGCACCGCAGTGGCGTCTCATGGCCGGAGGCACGGTGGTGCTCCTGGCGGAGGTGGTCTTCCGGGTGCTCGAGCCCTGGCCACTGAAGATCGCCATCGACTCGTTGGTGGCGGCTCTGGGCCGACACACGGGCAGTTCCCCCGCCACGGTCTCCTCGTTGGTGGGGCTCGGTGTCGCCCTGCTGGTGATCGTGGCCGGCCGGGCGGTGTGCAACTACCTGGCCACCGTGGCCTTCGCCCTGGTGGGCTCACGGACGGCGGCCTCCCTGCGCAGCCGGGCCTTCCACCACGTTCAGGGCCTGTCCCAGCAGTTCCATGCCCGCAACCGCAGCGCGGACACGGTTCAGCGGCTCATCGCGGACGTCAACCGCATGCAGGAGGTGGCTGTCACCGCCGGCCTGCCGATGGCCGCCAACACCTTGACCCTGCTGGTCATGGTCGTGGTCATGGTGTTCCTGGACCCGTTGCTGGCCATGATCGTGCTTCTGGCGGTGGTAGCCTTCCTGCTCGCGTCCTCGGGCAACTCACGGCGGATCTCCGCGGCCTCGTTGCGCAGCCGCAAGTCGGAGGGGAACCTGGCCAACACCGCCCAGGAGGCGCTCGGCGCCATCAAGGTGGTCCAGGCCTACGGTCTGGAGCCGCTGCTGCACGAGCGTTTCACGGGCGCCAACACGGTGTCGCTCAGTGAGGGGGTGCGCTCGCGCCGTATCGCCGCGCGCCTGGAGCGCTCCACGGACGTCATCGTCGGCGTGGCCACCGCAGTGGTCATGGTCGGCGGGGGCATCCGGGTCCTGAACGGCGCCATGTCCCCGGGAGACCTGGTGCTCTTCACGACCTACCTGCGCACCACCATGAAGCCGCTTCGGGACATGGCCAAGTACACCGGCCGCATCGCCCGGGCGACGGCCTCGGGAGAGCGGGTGGCCGACCTCATGGCGGTCAAGCCCGAGATCGTCTCCCCCAATAACGCCACCGTGCTGGACACGGTTCACGGCATGGTCCACTTCGACCACGTGCATGCCGCCTACGAGGGCCGCGAGGTGCTGCACGGAGTGAACCTGACGGTGGTCCCCGGCGAGCACGTGGCTCTCGTGGGGCCGTCGGGCTCAGGCAAGTCAACCCTGGTGTCCCTGGTGGTTCGGGCCCTGGATCCGACGTCCGGCACGGTGAGTCTCGACGGGCACAGCCTGGACGAACTGGATCTGCGCTTCCTGCGCTCGCAGGCCTCGGTCCTGCACCAGGAGGCGGTGCTGCTGACCGGCACGATCCGGGAGAACATCCGGCTGGGGCGGCCCGATGCCTCCGATGAGGAGGTGGAGGCGGCCGCGCGCGCCGCCCACGCCCACGACTTCATCACTCAGATGCCCGACGGCTACGACACGGCCGTGGGCGAGCGGGGCGGCACCCTCTCCGGCGGCCAGCGTCAGCGCATCGCCATCGCTCGGGCGCTGCTGCGGGACTCGCCGATCATCATCCTGGATGAGGCGACCACTGGGCTGGACCCGGCCTCGACGTCGGCGGTGCTCGAGGCGATCGATGAGCTGGTGGCCGGGCGCACGACTCTGACCGTCACCCACGACCCGCAGGCCGCCATGCGTGCCGACCGGGTGGTGTGGATCCAGGACGGGCGGATCCGCTTGGAGGGCAGTCCTGAGGACCTCATGGAGTCCTCGGCCGACTTCCGTCGGTGGGCGAGCAGTCACCTGACCGATTCCTTCGCCCTGGCGGGGAGCGGATCGTGA
- a CDS encoding sensor histidine kinase yields the protein MTSPLPTRTVTIGTRVMWAIVLVASIALVMCGAIVWALGLSSVSADATNRLEHSRDRIRQLATERQDPSSGRPLEDVSAVLRTHIQRTAEGRGEAELGFVGTDAGMELTWVSSDNVSFRPEEDKELLTRVTSQAAASESVIETVRTPASNYRVLIVPLQGGSQHGALVHVIDLKVAESQLRRTMAFYAAAAVFTVALVTGLAWFAVERLLRPIEQLRRATESIGEDDLTTRVPVKGRDDLTALAAAVNRMLDRVQTSVEAQRNLLDDVGHELRTPIAVVRGHLELTDPADPEDVRQTQLLAMDELDRMGMLVGDLILLAKSIQSDFVTPLDTDVAELTELVFDKSLALGERRWKMESTAFTRAMIDPTRVTQAWLQLVANAVKYSEHCSTVSLGSAVRDGHLLMWVRDEGIGIAPEDIDLVRQRFKRTTGAQEIASGTGLGLSIVETIVAAHGGRLDIRSEVGRGSVFTMVVPLKTSIPQSSSRGGALAPAGASSPDQPPTASQRSHSP from the coding sequence GTGACCTCACCGCTGCCCACTCGTACCGTCACCATCGGCACTCGTGTCATGTGGGCGATCGTGCTGGTGGCCAGCATCGCTCTGGTCATGTGTGGGGCGATCGTGTGGGCACTGGGGCTCTCCAGCGTGTCGGCCGATGCCACCAACCGGCTCGAGCACAGCCGTGACCGGATCCGCCAGCTGGCCACCGAACGGCAGGACCCCTCCAGCGGTCGGCCCCTGGAGGACGTCTCCGCGGTTCTTCGCACCCATATCCAGCGCACCGCCGAAGGGCGCGGTGAGGCCGAGCTCGGCTTCGTGGGCACCGACGCCGGCATGGAGCTGACCTGGGTCTCCTCGGACAATGTCTCCTTCCGCCCCGAGGAGGACAAGGAGCTGCTCACACGGGTGACATCCCAGGCCGCCGCCTCGGAGTCCGTCATCGAGACGGTGCGCACCCCCGCATCGAACTACCGGGTCCTCATCGTCCCGCTGCAGGGCGGGTCCCAGCACGGCGCGCTCGTGCACGTCATCGACCTCAAGGTCGCCGAGTCCCAGCTCCGACGCACCATGGCCTTCTACGCAGCGGCGGCCGTGTTCACCGTCGCCCTGGTGACAGGTCTGGCCTGGTTCGCCGTCGAGCGGCTCCTTCGCCCCATCGAGCAGCTGCGCCGTGCCACCGAGTCCATCGGCGAGGACGACCTGACCACCCGGGTGCCGGTCAAGGGCCGGGACGATCTGACGGCCCTGGCCGCGGCCGTCAACCGGATGCTCGACCGGGTCCAGACCTCGGTGGAGGCCCAGCGCAACCTGCTCGACGACGTCGGCCACGAGCTGCGCACCCCGATCGCCGTGGTCCGCGGGCACCTCGAGCTCACCGACCCGGCAGACCCCGAGGACGTACGCCAGACCCAGCTGCTGGCCATGGACGAGCTCGACCGGATGGGGATGCTCGTGGGCGACTTGATCCTGCTGGCCAAGAGCATCCAGAGCGACTTCGTCACACCGTTGGACACTGATGTCGCCGAGCTGACCGAGCTGGTCTTCGACAAGTCCCTGGCCCTGGGCGAGCGCCGCTGGAAGATGGAGTCGACGGCCTTCACCCGGGCCATGATCGACCCCACTCGAGTCACCCAGGCCTGGCTCCAGCTGGTGGCCAACGCGGTGAAGTACTCCGAGCACTGCAGCACCGTGTCCCTGGGTTCGGCCGTTCGCGACGGCCACCTGCTGATGTGGGTGCGAGACGAGGGCATCGGGATCGCCCCTGAGGACATCGACCTGGTGCGCCAACGGTTCAAACGCACCACCGGGGCTCAGGAGATCGCCTCAGGAACAGGACTGGGGCTCAGCATCGTCGAGACGATCGTCGCAGCGCACGGCGGACGACTGGACATACGCTCTGAGGTGGGCCGAGGCTCGGTATTCACCATGGTGGTCCCTCTGAAGACCTCCATTCCGCAGTCCTCCTCCCGAGGCGGTGCCCTCGCACCTGCCGGGGCGTCAAGCCCTGATCAGCCTCCGACAGCCTCCCAAAGGAGTCACTCACCATGA
- a CDS encoding UDP-glucose dehydrogenase family protein, whose amino-acid sequence MTPLKLTVIGCGYLGAVHAAAMAHLGHHVLGIDTRPEQVEALAQGRAPFYEPGLPELLVTGAQQGDLRFTSTPTPAELAEADVHFIAVGTPQSATGGEADLSQLWSVVDMLHDALPEGGRSLVVGKSTVPVGTAQQVAERLAGRALVLWNPEFLREGFAVADTLHPDRIVYGVPADPRDAQEAQTALDAVYQDLLEEGIPRIVTDYPTAELVKTAANSFLATKISFINAMAHLCDTAGADVTVLADAIGHDPRIGRRFLQAGVGFGGGCLPKDIRALQASADLHGAVHLADLLSRVDSINREQRDRIVELARTHVGGELSGRSITILGAAFKPLSDDVRDSPALDVASRLADLGAEVTVCDPQALPVVARSHPHLTLEDDPRAALRGAELVLLLTEWDQFVALDPADAADGVAERVIIDGRNALDPVAWREAGWTYAGVGR is encoded by the coding sequence ATGACCCCTCTCAAGCTCACCGTCATCGGCTGTGGATACCTCGGTGCCGTCCACGCCGCCGCCATGGCCCACCTGGGACACCACGTCCTGGGGATCGACACCCGTCCCGAGCAGGTCGAGGCCCTCGCTCAGGGCCGCGCCCCCTTCTATGAGCCGGGGCTGCCCGAGCTGCTGGTCACAGGGGCTCAGCAGGGCGACCTGCGCTTCACCTCAACGCCGACACCGGCCGAGCTGGCCGAGGCCGACGTCCACTTCATCGCTGTGGGGACCCCGCAGTCCGCCACCGGCGGGGAGGCCGACCTGAGCCAGCTGTGGAGCGTGGTCGACATGCTTCACGACGCCCTGCCCGAGGGCGGGCGCAGCCTGGTGGTGGGCAAGTCGACCGTTCCGGTGGGCACCGCCCAGCAGGTGGCCGAGCGCCTGGCAGGCCGTGCCCTGGTGCTGTGGAACCCCGAGTTCCTGCGCGAGGGCTTCGCCGTGGCCGACACCCTCCACCCCGACCGCATCGTCTACGGGGTTCCCGCCGATCCCCGTGACGCCCAGGAGGCCCAGACCGCGCTCGACGCCGTCTACCAGGACCTGCTGGAGGAGGGCATCCCCAGGATCGTCACCGACTACCCCACCGCCGAGCTGGTCAAGACCGCGGCGAACTCCTTCCTGGCCACCAAGATCAGCTTCATCAACGCCATGGCCCACCTGTGTGACACGGCCGGGGCCGACGTCACAGTCCTGGCCGACGCCATCGGCCACGACCCGCGCATCGGCAGGCGCTTCCTCCAGGCCGGCGTCGGCTTCGGCGGAGGCTGCCTTCCCAAGGACATCCGGGCGCTGCAGGCCAGTGCCGACCTTCACGGCGCCGTGCACCTGGCGGACCTGCTGAGCCGGGTCGACTCCATCAACCGTGAGCAGCGCGACCGGATCGTCGAGCTGGCCCGCACCCACGTGGGCGGTGAGCTGTCCGGTCGGTCGATCACCATCCTGGGGGCGGCCTTCAAGCCGCTGAGTGACGACGTGCGCGACTCGCCCGCCCTGGATGTCGCCTCCCGTCTGGCCGACCTCGGGGCGGAGGTCACGGTCTGCGACCCGCAGGCCCTGCCCGTCGTGGCCCGCTCCCACCCCCACCTCACCTTGGAGGACGACCCCCGCGCCGCGCTCAGGGGAGCCGAGCTCGTCCTGCTGCTGACCGAGTGGGACCAGTTCGTGGCGCTCGATCCCGCCGATGCCGCCGATGGCGTCGCCGAGCGCGTCATCATTGACGGACGTAACGCGCTGGACCCGGTGGCCTGGCGCGAGGCCGGGTGGACCTACGCGGGAGTAGGGCGCTGA
- a CDS encoding glycosyltransferase family 4 protein yields MRIAYICCDPGIPVFGTKGASVHIQEVVRELRAAGHEVVLYALRSGEHVPADLTDLELHLETVSDVAPAEREQAQVRAAQRIASRVVADGADLVYERYSLFSTALADITAATGVPGVLEVNAPLIDEQRRHRSLVDASGAEQALRRQVGAARATVCVSDPVADWVRRHTADVPDADAVADRIHTVPNGVSVRRIQPQPADPERVVVTFVGTLKPWHGVADLITAASLARQQWSLRIIGDGPEMETLRAQAERLGVEADFRGAVSPEEIPAHMAGSAIGVAPYPDLGGREQQYFSPMKVLEYLAAGLAVVASDVGQIPQLLEEGSQLHGVLVTPSDPTALAAALDDLAASPQRRARMGRNGRLLAEERHSWRRVVTRILELAGVPQGGGR; encoded by the coding sequence ATGCGGATCGCCTACATCTGCTGCGACCCGGGCATCCCGGTGTTCGGGACCAAGGGCGCCTCGGTGCACATCCAGGAGGTCGTTCGCGAGCTGCGGGCCGCCGGCCACGAGGTGGTGCTCTACGCCCTGCGCTCGGGTGAGCACGTCCCCGCCGACCTGACCGACCTCGAGCTGCACCTGGAGACGGTCTCCGATGTCGCTCCCGCTGAGCGGGAGCAGGCTCAGGTGCGTGCCGCGCAGAGGATCGCCTCACGGGTGGTCGCCGACGGCGCCGACCTGGTCTATGAGCGCTACTCCCTGTTCTCCACGGCGCTGGCCGACATCACGGCGGCCACCGGAGTACCGGGGGTCCTGGAGGTCAATGCTCCGTTGATCGACGAGCAGCGTCGTCACCGCTCACTGGTGGACGCCTCCGGTGCCGAGCAGGCGCTGCGCCGTCAGGTCGGGGCCGCTCGGGCCACGGTGTGCGTCTCGGACCCGGTGGCCGACTGGGTTCGTCGTCATACCGCCGACGTGCCGGATGCCGACGCTGTCGCCGACAGGATCCACACGGTTCCCAACGGTGTGAGTGTGCGCCGTATCCAGCCTCAGCCGGCGGACCCCGAGCGGGTGGTCGTCACCTTCGTGGGGACGCTCAAGCCGTGGCACGGGGTGGCCGACCTCATCACGGCAGCGTCCCTGGCGCGTCAGCAGTGGAGCCTGCGGATCATCGGGGACGGCCCTGAGATGGAAACGCTCCGGGCTCAGGCCGAGCGCCTGGGGGTGGAGGCGGACTTCCGGGGGGCGGTCTCTCCTGAGGAGATCCCCGCCCACATGGCGGGTTCGGCGATCGGGGTGGCCCCTTATCCGGATCTGGGAGGTCGCGAGCAGCAGTACTTCTCCCCCATGAAGGTCCTGGAGTACCTGGCCGCGGGTCTGGCGGTCGTGGCCTCCGACGTCGGGCAGATCCCCCAGCTGCTTGAGGAGGGCTCGCAGCTCCATGGTGTGCTCGTGACGCCCTCGGACCCCACGGCGCTGGCCGCGGCCCTGGATGATCTGGCGGCCTCGCCCCAGCGGCGGGCCCGGATGGGGCGCAACGGCCGTCTCCTGGCCGAGGAGCGCCACTCCTGGCGGCGGGTCGTCACCCGGATCCTGGAGCTGGCCGGCGTGCCTCAGGGGGGTGGGCGGTGA
- a CDS encoding phosphotransferase, protein MTQTTEMTDMLSTLRAIPGLRRAWPGNRDSRTASVSIECVDGQSRLRAGHVTVGSTPDLLPYAEDPALPALPALSGQLTGALVVHRAGRRAVVMEASRVRKIVRPHKAASLVRAHTTAASVLRVTGLRTPRVLGNGDDVVDLELLPGRSLDELGDAGLPGWQRLRDSWSRLGDGEADLPLHGPRQEAEVLRRWLASAQRYGVIDQQDLLHEQVVDTCLSLREGSGVHVITHRDLHDGQLLWDGTDLSLLDLDTAAMAEAALDLGNLWAHADLMAVRGRLGPETHARVRGLLDDLARTLPMTAQRLETYYRSSALRLVFVHAFRPAAHHWLPVWVRHCLGDASPFMPLDLTNDWNNS, encoded by the coding sequence ATGACACAGACAACGGAGATGACGGACATGCTGAGCACTCTGCGCGCCATCCCCGGGCTGCGCCGGGCCTGGCCCGGCAACCGGGACTCGCGCACCGCGAGCGTGAGCATCGAGTGCGTCGATGGCCAGAGCCGTCTACGTGCCGGGCACGTCACCGTCGGGAGCACCCCCGACCTGCTGCCCTACGCCGAGGACCCGGCCCTGCCGGCCCTGCCGGCCCTGTCCGGGCAGCTGACCGGGGCGCTCGTCGTCCACCGCGCCGGCCGCCGCGCCGTCGTGATGGAGGCCTCCCGAGTCCGCAAGATCGTGCGGCCCCACAAGGCCGCCTCCCTGGTGCGGGCGCACACGACCGCCGCCTCGGTGCTGCGGGTCACCGGCCTGCGCACCCCCAGGGTCCTGGGCAACGGAGACGATGTCGTCGACCTCGAGCTGCTGCCCGGCCGCAGCCTCGACGAGCTCGGTGACGCCGGCCTGCCCGGGTGGCAGCGACTCAGGGACTCCTGGTCGCGCCTGGGCGACGGCGAGGCGGACCTGCCCCTCCACGGGCCGCGTCAGGAGGCCGAGGTGCTGCGACGTTGGCTCGCCTCCGCCCAACGCTACGGCGTCATCGACCAGCAGGATCTTCTGCACGAGCAGGTGGTGGACACCTGCCTGAGCCTGAGGGAGGGCAGCGGGGTGCACGTCATCACCCACCGCGACCTCCACGACGGCCAGCTCCTGTGGGACGGGACCGACCTGTCCCTGCTCGACCTGGATACCGCGGCCATGGCTGAGGCGGCCCTCGATCTGGGCAACCTCTGGGCCCACGCGGATCTCATGGCAGTTCGCGGCCGGCTCGGCCCTGAGACTCACGCCCGGGTCCGCGGACTGCTCGATGACCTGGCCCGCACGCTGCCCATGACGGCGCAACGTCTGGAGACCTACTACCGATCCTCGGCACTGCGGCTCGTCTTCGTCCACGCCTTCCGTCCCGCTGCCCACCACTGGCTGCCCGTCTGGGTGCGCCACTGCCTGGGGGACGCCTCCCCCTTCATGCCCCTGGACCTCACCAACGATTGGAACAACTCATGA
- a CDS encoding glycosyltransferase, whose product MNPSLDTPQGGPRIGYVLKVYPRFSETFIVTEILAREAQGEDLSIYALRPTTDARFHPEIARVAARVNWVGRPQRAIDLWNQLTNGLTRQEDRERFAAIMPVLAELPGDEVAQGVELARQARRDSITHLHAHFASLAGRVTWIASALTGIPYTVTTHAKDIFHESVDPKWLRRICTDAQRVIAISRYNEDYLGTALAGTGATVSLRYNALELDRFSYRAPKQVSAKRAEPLRVCAVGRLVPKKGFADLVEAVRILVSSGVDVEAELAGDGDERERLTEQIDRLGLAGRIRLLGPLTQAEVRDLLARSDVFVAPCIEAADGNIDGLPTVILEAMACGTPVVATAVSGLPEVVHDGVTGLLLPPGDPASLAVALRGIALGEVDTVSLSRGARALIEEHFDSRAQAEVLSAWQSGPVPAPSMYLADQEGAA is encoded by the coding sequence ATGAATCCCTCACTCGACACCCCCCAGGGCGGTCCCCGTATCGGATACGTCCTGAAGGTCTACCCCCGCTTCTCGGAGACCTTCATCGTCACCGAGATCCTGGCCCGTGAGGCCCAGGGTGAGGACCTGAGCATCTATGCGCTGCGCCCCACCACGGATGCGCGCTTCCACCCCGAGATCGCCAGGGTCGCCGCCCGGGTCAACTGGGTGGGCCGGCCGCAGCGGGCCATCGACCTGTGGAACCAGCTCACCAACGGCCTGACCCGCCAGGAGGACCGCGAGCGCTTCGCCGCCATCATGCCGGTGCTGGCCGAGCTCCCCGGTGACGAGGTGGCTCAGGGCGTGGAGCTGGCGCGCCAGGCGCGCCGAGACTCCATCACCCACCTGCACGCGCACTTCGCGTCCCTGGCGGGGCGGGTCACGTGGATCGCCTCGGCCCTGACCGGTATCCCCTACACCGTGACCACTCACGCCAAGGACATCTTCCACGAGTCGGTGGACCCGAAGTGGCTGCGCCGGATCTGCACCGACGCGCAGCGGGTCATCGCCATCAGCCGTTACAACGAGGACTACCTGGGAACAGCGCTGGCGGGCACGGGCGCCACTGTGTCGCTGCGCTACAACGCCCTGGAGCTGGATCGCTTCTCCTACCGCGCCCCGAAGCAGGTGTCCGCCAAGAGGGCCGAACCGCTGCGGGTGTGCGCTGTGGGTCGGCTGGTGCCCAAGAAGGGCTTCGCCGACCTGGTCGAGGCGGTGAGGATCCTGGTGAGCTCGGGTGTCGACGTCGAGGCGGAGCTGGCCGGTGACGGTGACGAGCGTGAGCGCCTGACGGAGCAGATCGACCGCCTGGGGCTGGCCGGCAGGATCCGTCTGCTGGGTCCGCTCACGCAGGCGGAGGTGCGCGATCTGCTGGCGCGCTCGGACGTGTTCGTGGCTCCCTGCATCGAGGCGGCCGACGGCAACATCGATGGTCTGCCCACGGTGATCCTGGAGGCGATGGCCTGCGGGACGCCGGTCGTGGCCACGGCGGTCTCAGGCCTGCCGGAGGTGGTTCACGACGGCGTCACCGGGCTCCTTCTGCCCCCGGGCGACCCGGCCTCCCTGGCCGTGGCCCTGCGCGGGATCGCGCTGGGCGAGGTCGACACCGTCTCGCTGTCCCGTGGGGCGCGGGCGCTGATCGAGGAGCACTTCGACTCCCGAGCCCAGGCCGAGGTCCTGTCAGCCTGGCAGTCGGGTCCCGTCCCCGCCCCCAGCATGTACCTGGCCGACCAGGAAGGAGCCGCCTGA